In a genomic window of Streptomyces roseoviridis:
- a CDS encoding ADP-ribosylglycohydrolase family protein, which produces MSADTTTVDDTLRPAEEDARHPTEPKGRTHFTVGTDTAATGLRQAGRDGRPQAAPPGSDATPTGPRPAGPEGWSRSTAPDGTAAGTPAPARGTRPSGGPAGEAGGRPAPADATTPGPPPPGHDGRAQPATASAALRGRTGRAQPAAGRAGRAGEGPEGPAGGVRRVAAAHQGPSGAASRTEGRARATGAGRDRIEGLLLGLAAGDAAGWPAARHRAARMPEWTRRLTRELDTFAEQNATTTLPVPIALNQPPEPLRLGPSDDAEWAVFTAEALLAAHGPLFRTLAPERRLRAAVDLAWNSLAGQVAAAAERAPEVESAVLPLRARISVRAGLGNLATGLRPPATGHDNPHYFDDAACVRAAVLALAHPGVPAAAAELADFDARYTQDGDGVHGARAMAAAVAAALGGASPEEAVEAALDQLPSATEIGRNGRYAVELARTAGSAFELVPLLEHQIVDHVYSYGIAAAETVPVALALALAARGEVAAAVPAAACLSRVADSAPALAGALTGALAGGSEIPATWREACRTLAGCALPRLAGTDLVELAGLLAATEPGTPGGQFRHDRPKHPLSG; this is translated from the coding sequence ATGAGCGCCGACACCACGACGGTCGACGACACCCTGCGCCCCGCCGAGGAGGACGCCCGGCACCCCACCGAGCCGAAAGGCCGGACCCACTTCACGGTGGGCACGGACACCGCTGCCACGGGCCTGCGCCAAGCCGGCCGGGACGGCCGGCCGCAGGCGGCGCCGCCGGGTTCGGACGCCACCCCGACGGGCCCGCGCCCGGCGGGACCCGAAGGGTGGTCGCGGTCCACCGCGCCCGACGGCACGGCGGCGGGCACCCCCGCCCCGGCCCGCGGCACGCGTCCTTCCGGGGGCCCGGCCGGTGAAGCCGGCGGAAGGCCCGCACCGGCCGACGCCACCACCCCGGGTCCTCCCCCGCCCGGACACGACGGCCGGGCGCAGCCCGCCACCGCGAGCGCTGCCCTCCGAGGCCGGACCGGGCGGGCGCAGCCCGCGGCCGGGCGGGCCGGCCGGGCGGGCGAGGGACCCGAGGGGCCGGCCGGAGGCGTCCGGCGCGTGGCGGCCGCTCATCAGGGGCCGTCGGGGGCCGCCTCCCGGACCGAAGGACGGGCCCGGGCCACCGGCGCGGGCCGGGACCGGATCGAGGGACTGCTCCTCGGGCTGGCCGCGGGGGATGCCGCCGGGTGGCCCGCGGCGCGGCACCGGGCCGCCCGGATGCCCGAGTGGACCCGCCGGCTCACCCGTGAGCTGGACACCTTCGCCGAGCAGAACGCGACGACGACCCTGCCCGTCCCCATCGCCCTCAACCAGCCGCCCGAGCCACTGCGGCTCGGGCCCTCCGACGACGCCGAGTGGGCCGTGTTCACCGCCGAGGCGCTGCTCGCCGCGCACGGCCCCCTGTTCCGTACCCTCGCCCCCGAGCGCCGGCTGCGCGCCGCCGTCGACCTCGCGTGGAACTCGCTCGCCGGGCAGGTCGCCGCCGCGGCCGAGCGCGCGCCGGAGGTGGAGTCGGCCGTGCTGCCGCTGCGCGCCCGGATCTCGGTACGGGCCGGACTCGGCAACCTGGCCACCGGCCTGCGCCCGCCGGCGACCGGGCACGACAACCCGCACTACTTCGACGACGCCGCCTGCGTCCGCGCCGCCGTACTGGCCCTCGCGCACCCGGGCGTCCCGGCCGCGGCCGCCGAACTCGCCGACTTCGACGCCCGTTACACCCAGGACGGCGACGGTGTGCACGGCGCCCGCGCCATGGCGGCGGCGGTCGCCGCCGCCCTCGGCGGCGCCTCGCCCGAGGAGGCGGTGGAGGCGGCACTCGACCAGCTGCCCTCCGCCACCGAGATCGGCCGCAACGGCCGGTACGCGGTGGAGCTGGCCCGGACCGCCGGCTCGGCCTTCGAACTCGTGCCGCTCCTGGAGCACCAGATCGTCGACCACGTCTACAGCTACGGCATCGCCGCCGCCGAGACGGTCCCGGTCGCCCTCGCCCTGGCGCTCGCCGCGCGCGGCGAGGTGGCCGCGGCGGTACCGGCCGCGGCCTGCCTCTCCCGGGTCGCCGACTCGGCGCCCGCGCTCGCGGGCGCGCTCACCGGCGCGCTGGCGGGCGGCAGCGAGATCCCGGCCACCTGGCGGGAGGCGTGCCGCACGCTCGCCGGCTGTGCGCTGCCCCGGCTCGCGGGCACCGACCTCGTGGAACTCGCCGGTCTGCTCGCAGCCACGGAACCGGGCACTCCGGGTGGACAATTCCGACATGACCGACCCAAGCATCCCCTCTCTGGATGA
- a CDS encoding VIT1/CCC1 transporter family protein, which translates to MSIIEAVAPLHEAHRDNHTHRDVNGGWLRPAVFGAMDGLVSNLALMTGVAGGAVSSQTVVITGLAGLAAGAFSMAAGEYTSVASQRELVQAELDVERRQLRKHPIDEMEELAALYVSRGVEPRLAREVAMQLSRDPEQALEIHAREELGIDPDDLPSPTVAAVSSFGSFALGALLPVLPYLLGATALWPAVLLALVGLFACGALVARVTARSWWFSGLRQLVLGGAAAAVTYGLGMLFGAAL; encoded by the coding sequence ATGTCCATCATCGAAGCCGTCGCACCACTGCACGAGGCCCACCGCGACAACCACACCCACCGCGACGTGAACGGCGGCTGGCTGCGCCCCGCGGTCTTCGGCGCGATGGACGGACTCGTCTCCAACCTCGCGCTCATGACCGGCGTCGCCGGCGGTGCCGTCTCCTCGCAGACCGTCGTGATCACCGGCCTCGCCGGACTCGCGGCCGGAGCCTTCTCGATGGCCGCCGGCGAGTACACCTCCGTCGCCTCGCAGCGCGAACTGGTCCAGGCCGAACTGGACGTCGAGCGTCGCCAGTTGCGCAAGCACCCGATCGACGAGATGGAGGAGCTCGCCGCGCTCTACGTCTCCCGGGGCGTCGAGCCCCGGCTCGCCCGCGAGGTCGCGATGCAGCTCTCCCGCGACCCGGAGCAGGCGCTGGAGATCCACGCCCGCGAGGAACTGGGCATCGACCCGGACGACCTGCCGTCGCCGACGGTCGCCGCCGTGTCGTCCTTCGGGTCGTTCGCGCTGGGCGCCCTGCTGCCCGTACTGCCGTATCTGCTCGGGGCGACCGCGCTGTGGCCGGCGGTGCTGCTGGCGCTGGTCGGGCTCTTCGCCTGCGGCGCGCTGGTGGCCCGGGTGACCGCCCGCAGCTGGTGGTTCAGCGGACTGCGCCAGCTCGTCCTCGGCGGCGCCGCGGCGGCCGTCACGTACGGGCTCGGCATGCTCTTCGGCGCGGCCCTGTAG
- a CDS encoding ADP-ribosylglycohydrolase family protein: protein MVGGTTVTGVRERARGALLGLAVGDALGAPAENLRPSEIRRRWGRIEGFVTDRPAGTDDTEYAIFSGLLLARHGSALTVAHVERAWHHWIADLDEGPFRGAGFSERGTLENLRRGLAAPISAQHRHAWSDGLAMRAAPFGVFAAGRPAEAARLVAIDGTVSHEGEGIYGGQAVAAGVAAAMDGASVTSVIAAALSVVPMDSWTARSMRRAVVAAQRIQPDPLTRERTVRSAVVIGGYPWTDLAPEAVALAFGAFAAARGDFRTSVLTAVNMGRDADTTAAVAGALAGALGGAAAIPEEWSSAIPPVAGSCLPSMRGYHVLDIADLLTPEEDPA, encoded by the coding sequence ATGGTGGGTGGCACGACGGTCACGGGCGTGCGCGAACGCGCCCGGGGCGCCCTGCTCGGACTCGCGGTCGGCGACGCGCTCGGCGCGCCCGCCGAGAACCTGCGGCCCTCGGAGATCCGGCGCCGATGGGGCCGCATCGAGGGCTTCGTGACGGACCGTCCGGCGGGCACGGACGACACCGAGTACGCCATCTTCTCCGGCCTGCTCCTGGCCCGGCACGGCTCCGCCCTCACCGTGGCCCACGTCGAACGGGCCTGGCACCACTGGATCGCCGACCTCGACGAGGGCCCGTTCCGGGGCGCCGGCTTCTCCGAGCGCGGCACCCTGGAGAACCTCCGCCGGGGCCTGGCCGCTCCGATCTCCGCCCAGCACCGGCACGCCTGGAGCGACGGCCTGGCCATGCGGGCCGCGCCCTTCGGTGTCTTCGCCGCCGGCCGTCCCGCCGAGGCGGCCCGGCTCGTCGCCATCGACGGCACGGTCAGCCACGAGGGCGAGGGCATCTACGGCGGGCAGGCCGTCGCGGCGGGCGTCGCGGCGGCGATGGACGGCGCCTCGGTGACCTCGGTCATCGCGGCGGCCCTGTCCGTCGTGCCGATGGACTCCTGGACGGCCCGCTCCATGCGGCGCGCGGTGGTGGCGGCACAGCGGATCCAGCCCGACCCGCTGACCCGCGAGCGCACGGTCCGCTCGGCCGTCGTCATCGGCGGCTACCCGTGGACCGACCTGGCCCCCGAGGCCGTCGCCCTCGCCTTCGGCGCCTTCGCCGCGGCCCGCGGCGACTTCCGCACCTCGGTCCTCACGGCCGTCAACATGGGCCGCGACGCCGACACGACGGCAGCCGTCGCGGGCGCCCTCGCGGGCGCGCTGGGCGGCGCCGCCGCGATCCCGGAGGAGTGGTCCTCGGCCATCCCGCCGGTCGCCGGCAGCTGCCTGCCCTCGATGCGGGGCTACCACGTCCTGGACATCGCGGACCTGCTGACCCCGGAGGAGGACCCGGCATGA